The stretch of DNA CTCTCTGCATTCATTGCCCAATCATGGTATTGCAGTTCAATGTCACAGTGAAGAAAACGGTTTGGTCCTAGGTGAGTTTTTAGAGTCATTTTGTTACAGAAGACTCTCTGAACCTTAGTCTTTAGCACAAAGTTTCGTCCTAGATTTAGTACCAGATAAATCATCACTGACAACCAGCTGGAAAATAGTAGCAACCACCTAGTGGTATGGTAGGTACTCTGCTATGGATCTCCAGCACACTGATCAAGTTACAACCACCTAGTGGTAAAGtactaagtactccctctgtaaactaatataagagcgtttagcatactactttagtattctaaacgctcttatattagtttacggagggagtactaagtatCTAACAACCATTTATGACCTAATGGTACATAGCTTAATTTTCACCCCCTTTTATGAAATCATGGGAGCCACATTAACTTCAACATAATCTTGTTTTCCAACTCCTTGTTTTTTAGGTTCTTCTGTAAACATGATGAACGGTTTGTTCCCCGTTTCCGTTGTTAATGAAATCGACAGTGCGCCTGTCTTTTCCTTAGGAAAAATATACAGTATTTGCCTTGAACAAAATGAAGGGCAAACTATGCAAGAGAGGTTCTCATGATAATTGTACCTGTAGACAGATGGCACAAGACAGGTCTTCACCCGATTTGCCCTGAGCCTGAGCCTGATCAGCCACCATGTAGTGCGGTAATTTCTCCAGTGCCTCCCGCGAAAGCCCTCTCGACGAAATGTCCCCGAAGATGTCGTACACATCATCGTGCCCGAAATCCGGTATGCTGAGCTGTTTGATGAAGAAAAAACCAATCCAAAATTCAGTACAGACGCAGCAACAACGCACGACGGGACCGCCATTGATTGTCTGAATCCAACACCGCCCTTTTTGCAGTGCTGGCCATTCAATCTGATTTAATTCCTTCACCAAATGCACCACACTTGACAAGCAACACTCGTGTATACATCGCCGTCGGTTTGGTGCCATTTCTCTCTCGGTTTCGTGGCGAACGTTGTCGTGGACGATGAGGTAGATAATACTGAAACTGACCTGCCAACGGTACGCCATGTGTGCCGAGGACCCGAGCTGCTGTTGCACAAACCGGGCATGGAGGAGCTGCTCTATGAAATCTGCCTGAAGAAATGAATTCATGAACTTTCTTAGAGGCGTGTGGATCTTAGCGAATAATGATACCGTAGTGTAGTTAGGGAAAGATGTGGTTGAGCTTGGGTGTAGGTACACCCACACCCACACTAATTTTGAACATCACTTTATATGGAACTAAAATAATGAGTAACATTATACAGTATATCAGAAAAATAATCAGAGGAAAACCCGACAGTATGTGGCGCATCCAAAAAGAAcaagtggtactccctccgtccatctatatagggcctaatgcgtttttaagaccgtctttgactattgacaagattaatagtacatgacatgcacaatgtaaaaattatatcattgaaagctcctttcacacacgaatttaacgatgtgctttgtgtaagttgcatgtcatatattattatttTAATTTAATATTTGATGAaaattagcctcgaaaaacgcattagaccctatatagatggaaggagggagtagcaaaTATGTATAAATATAAAACACATAGAATTTGCCTTTTCTACCAAATGGCACAACATATCAACATAAAATTTTACACAAATCAATATAACTTTAGCTTTTTTAGAATAAAAATCACAGCAACTAGCAGACCCTAAAGCTAAAAGGACCTACCAATAGACAATTGGATTGTGGCATAAGGCATTCAGGCCAAAAAGCAGATAGCATGTACAGGATCACCAGATGTCATCTTGGGAAGACATTATGGAACTGATTGCCACAACAAACAATTTGAAATTCTGAATTCTGATAGCATCAAGGGGGCGGAAGAAGCTTAATGTCACTGACCATGGAGCACGTGCCGAGCCGGTCCGAGCACCAGTACGCGCGAGACGCCTCGAGAACCTCGATGGAGAGGACGGCCCCGGCGATGGCTCCCAGTCCAGCTCCCCGGAGAACGCCGCTGTCGGAGGCCCTGCCCGCCAGCGCGCCGGTGACGGCTCCGGTCAATGCTCcagcttaacaacacaccacagagCATGCACCAATCAGAATTCAGAACACATGCTCGGGGCCATGCCGGAGTGCGCCCAACAAGAACGGCCGGGCCGGCGAGAGCACGCGAGAGAGGAGGAGCTGCCAGCGACCAATTACCGAGAGCGAAGAGGCCGGTGAGCGCGCCGGAGATGACGCCGGCGATCAGCCTGGGGAGGTACACGGCGTCCACGCCGCGCTCCTCCAGCCACTCGCCCGCGGGCGCCGGCTCTCCCGCCGCGGCAACCTCCATCGACCGCCTCCGCGAGGATCGGGCGGAGAGGCAGTACGGGTTTATTTTTGGCGCCTCGGCTAGGCTCGTTGGAGTGGGCGGCGAGGGGTTctccgggagaggaggagggccggGAGGCTAGAGGAGATCGGCAGCGAAAGGCTCCGGCTTTAGCAGCTTCGGCGAGGGGCTTCCCGTGATGAAGTCAGTGGTGCTGCTCGGGATGAGCCGCTTTCGCGACGTCCATGGCATGCTCTCGCTTTCCTCTGTGCTTTATGTTCCTCTCTGTGTTGGTAGCGGCTTCTTTTCGGGGCAGAATTTAGGCACACTCCAAGCAACACATCTCGTGCCACGCCAGCTCTTCTTCTTACTTTACTTCACCTCGTGTGGgtatttgttttttctttctttcctgtGTTTGAATTGGAGCCCACGTCGTGTACTGATTGGAGCGGATGGAAGGTTCTGGTTTCCATTTCCTGTGTTGCCATGAAAAGACTCGGGTCTCTTTGATTTATAAGGGAATTTGTAGGAACTCGCAAGGATAAAAATTTCATAGAAAAATTTTCTTTGGAGCCCTCTAGTTTGTACAAATGGATTCCTGTTTCTACATAGGATAGAAACCAATTCTTCACATTTAAGGAAAAAATACATTAGTCTAGACTCAGTGAAAAGAATTCTTCGAGTTGTCCGTTGCGCTggagcctcccgtggctggctcccTGGGTACTCACGAGCGTCCGATTTGTGCGTCCTTGACGGATGGGCCATGGATGTGGCCGGGGCCACCGTCATGGGGTGTTTTCCATCTCGACGGCGTGCGCCGCCACATGCGTGTCGGGCGAGGACGGGTCCGCCTGGCAGCGTCGGTGGCACCACACCAAGATGGTTCGCACGCGTGAGGCTCATGCGTGAGCTCTGCCTGACTGTGTCGTGTTGTTTCGTTCACGCGGGGCGCAACGTCATTCACCTCCTGCCCGGCCTTGCCATGTGGTGCTATGAGGGGCTTCTCTACGCGGATGgcgttctgttttttttcttttgctctCACCAGGTGTCGTGGTGGACGCACGGCAGATGCTAAGGGATGGCTAAAgataggaggaggctcgagggcactggtaggCTCCAgaagcgaggttggcatgagcgagcgcgggacgcaagacatacccatgttcggggctctccggagagataatacccctagtcctgccgagtgtggttgatgtgtttcagtacagagttgctccttgagctgtgttggGGAAGAAGGAAGGATGGCCAAGGCTTTGCTGCTCCCTCTCCGTATGTGTGTGTTCTACTGATCGGTTTCTTCACCCCCGTGCATGGAggcctcctggggggttttataggtcaaccccccaggggtacaatagtaatgtTACAAGGCCGTGGGGCCGGGTTGTCATTGTCCGGGAAGTCGGCGCTGGGACCCGCCGGGGGTCCGGGCTCGCCGGGTTCTCCGGGCGCGGGGCCCTCCGGGTATGGGGGCACTGTTGGCCATCTTGTCGATCATTAGGGAGTGGTCGGGTTGAGTCGgctacagtggcgctccgtcaggtcgccgcttgctggcgTCATTGGTGACAGTGGTTGTACTGTTGCCTCGCCGGTCCTGGTCAGCGGATaggtggggcactgttgc from Triticum dicoccoides isolate Atlit2015 ecotype Zavitan chromosome 6A, WEW_v2.0, whole genome shotgun sequence encodes:
- the LOC119317870 gene encoding NEP1-interacting protein-like 2; protein product: MEVAAAGEPAPAGEWLEERGVDAVYLPRLIAGVISGALTGLFALAGALTGAVTGALAGRASDSGVLRGAGLGAIAGAVLSIEVLEASRAYWCSDRLGTCSMADFIEQLLHARFVQQQLGSSAHMAYRWQLSIPDFGHDDVYDIFGDISSRGLSREALEKLPHYMVADQAQAQGKSGEDLSCAICLQDMVGGETARRLPNCSHAFHQLCVDKWLTSHGSCPVCRQHV